A part of Pantoea vagans genomic DNA contains:
- the soxR gene encoding redox-sensitive transcriptional activator SoxR — translation MKKERNYPKPVLTPGEVARRSGVAVSALHFYETKGLIFSTRNSGNQRRYSRDVLRRVAIIKIAQRIGIPLATVGDSLDHIPPDKRMSTTEWDALTRHWREELDKRIETLTRLRNDLDGCIGCGCLSMRDCPLRNPGDRLGQQGSGAVLLDPEQDDKHPPVE, via the coding sequence ATGAAAAAAGAACGCAACTATCCAAAACCGGTTTTAACACCCGGTGAAGTGGCGCGCCGCAGCGGTGTGGCGGTCTCGGCGCTGCACTTTTATGAAACCAAAGGCCTCATTTTCAGCACCCGTAACAGCGGTAATCAGCGCCGATACAGCCGCGACGTGCTGCGACGCGTGGCGATCATCAAGATTGCTCAGCGCATTGGCATCCCGCTGGCGACAGTCGGTGACAGTCTCGACCACATTCCGCCCGATAAGCGCATGTCGACGACGGAATGGGATGCGCTGACCCGGCACTGGCGCGAAGAGCTGGATAAGCGTATTGAAACCCTGACTCGCCTGCGCAATGACCTGGATGGCTGTATCGGCTGCGGCTGCCTGTCGATGCGCGACTGTCCGCTGCGCAATCCTGGCGACCGGCTGGGTCAGCAGGGCTCGGGTGCAGTGCTGCTTGATCCGGAACAGGATGATAAACATCCGCCTGTGGAGTGA
- a CDS encoding NCS2 family permease yields MSTESRPASGKLDAWFSISARGSSVRQEILAGLTTFLAMVYSVIVVPGMLGKAGFSPSAVFVATCLVASFGSILMGLWANLPMAIGCAISLTAFTAFSLVLGQHISVPVALGAVFLMGLLFTLISVTGIRAWILRNLPMGVAHGTGVGIGLFLLLIAADGVGLVVKNPAPGLPVALGHFTTFPVMMTLLGLAAIIGLEKRRVPGGILLTIIAISLLGLIFDPSVTYQGLFALPSLRDASGQSLLFSLDIMGAMQPVVLPSVLALVMTAVFDATGTIRAVAGQANLLDKQGQIINGGRALTSDSVSSLFAGLVGASPAAVYIESAAGTAAGGKTGLTAIVVGLLFLAILFMSPLAYLVPAYATAPALMYVGLLMLSNVAKVDFGDFVDAMSGLLTAVIIVLTCNIVTGIMIGFASLVVGRLFAGEWRKLNVGTVIIAVALVAFYAGGWAI; encoded by the coding sequence ATGTCAACTGAATCACGCCCGGCCAGTGGAAAACTGGACGCCTGGTTCTCGATCTCGGCGCGTGGCAGCAGCGTGCGTCAGGAAATTCTGGCCGGACTCACCACCTTCCTGGCGATGGTTTACTCCGTCATCGTGGTACCGGGGATGCTGGGCAAAGCCGGTTTCTCTCCCTCCGCCGTGTTTGTCGCCACCTGTCTGGTCGCCAGCTTTGGTTCCATCCTTATGGGACTGTGGGCCAACCTGCCGATGGCGATTGGCTGTGCGATCTCCCTAACCGCCTTTACCGCTTTCAGTCTGGTGCTGGGTCAACATATCAGCGTGCCGGTGGCGCTGGGCGCAGTGTTCCTGATGGGCCTGCTGTTTACGCTGATCTCCGTGACCGGCATTCGTGCCTGGATTTTGCGTAACCTGCCGATGGGCGTGGCGCACGGCACCGGCGTCGGGATTGGCCTGTTTCTGCTGCTTATCGCCGCTGATGGCGTGGGTCTGGTGGTAAAAAACCCGGCTCCGGGCCTGCCGGTGGCGCTGGGTCACTTCACCACTTTCCCGGTGATGATGACGCTGCTGGGACTGGCCGCGATTATCGGACTGGAGAAGCGCCGGGTACCGGGCGGCATCCTGCTGACCATTATCGCTATTTCGCTGCTCGGCCTGATCTTTGACCCGTCGGTGACATATCAGGGACTGTTTGCCCTGCCGAGCCTGCGTGACGCCAGCGGTCAGTCGCTGCTGTTCAGCCTCGACATCATGGGCGCGATGCAGCCTGTGGTGCTGCCCAGCGTGCTGGCACTGGTGATGACGGCGGTCTTTGACGCCACCGGCACCATCCGCGCGGTCGCAGGGCAGGCTAACCTGCTGGATAAACAGGGCCAGATTATCAATGGCGGTCGTGCGCTGACCAGCGACTCTGTCAGCAGCCTGTTCGCAGGTCTGGTAGGCGCATCACCGGCGGCGGTCTACATCGAATCGGCGGCCGGCACGGCGGCGGGCGGTAAAACCGGCCTCACCGCGATTGTGGTGGGCCTGCTGTTCCTCGCCATCCTGTTTATGTCGCCGCTGGCTTATCTGGTTCCCGCTTACGCGACTGCGCCTGCACTTATGTATGTCGGTCTGCTGATGCTCAGTAACGTGGCGAAAGTCGACTTCGGTGATTTTGTCGATGCGATGTCGGGCCTGCTCACGGCGGTGATCATCGTGCTTACCTGCAACATCGTGACCGGCATCATGATCGGTTTCGCCAGCCTGGTAGTGGGGCGTCTCTTCGCCGGAGAATGGCGTAAGCTCAACGTCGGCACCGTGATCATTGCCGTCGCGCTGGTGGCGTTTTACGCCGGTGGCTGGGCGATCTGA
- a CDS encoding glutathione S-transferase family protein translates to MITVHHLEKSRSHRVLWLLEELEVPYQIKHYQREPTMLAPEALKKVHPLGKSPVITDGNQVVAESGAILEYLEEKYDREFRLKVSDEASRLQCRYWLHYAEGSLMPLLVMKLIFGQMGKAPVPWLLRPVGAAFGKGVQKAFLDKQLKPHRQMIEQHLATHPWFAGERFTIADIQMSFPLLALARRAGLDQMPATEKWLQTVQQRAAWQRAIAQGGELSLPG, encoded by the coding sequence ATGATCACCGTTCACCATCTTGAGAAATCGCGCTCGCATCGGGTGCTGTGGCTGCTGGAAGAGCTGGAAGTGCCGTACCAGATTAAACACTATCAACGCGAACCCACCATGCTGGCCCCGGAGGCGCTGAAAAAAGTGCATCCACTGGGAAAATCGCCGGTCATTACTGACGGAAACCAGGTGGTAGCTGAATCGGGTGCCATTCTCGAATACCTTGAAGAGAAATATGATCGCGAATTCCGGCTGAAAGTGAGTGATGAGGCGTCACGGTTACAGTGCCGCTACTGGCTGCACTATGCTGAAGGATCACTGATGCCGCTGCTGGTAATGAAGCTGATCTTCGGGCAGATGGGCAAAGCGCCGGTGCCGTGGCTGCTGCGTCCGGTCGGCGCGGCATTTGGCAAAGGGGTGCAGAAGGCGTTCCTGGATAAACAGCTTAAGCCGCACAGGCAGATGATCGAACAGCATCTGGCGACGCATCCCTGGTTTGCCGGTGAGCGTTTCACCATTGCGGATATCCAGATGAGCTTTCCGCTGCTGGCACTGGCGCGCCGTGCCGGACTCGATCAGATGCCCGCCACTGAGAAATGGTTGCAGACAGTGCAGCAGCGCGCCGCCTGGCAGCGCGCGATTGCGCAGGGCGGCGAGCTTTCGCTGCCAGGTTAA